In the genome of Paraburkholderia azotifigens, the window CCTCGAAGCCCGCGATGCCGACGGCGCGATTGCACATATGACCGCGCATCTGCAAAGTCTGGAAGCCCGCATCGAGACATCGGACATGCCGGGAACGAAGCGGCTTGCGCATCTGCTCGGCATCGAACCGCATCGATCAACCGCTACGGAATGACATGCAAATCGACTTCGAAGCAATCACCGAGTATCAGCGCTACAAGCTGATGGCGAGCCTGATCGTGCCGCGGCCCATCGCGCTCGTGACCACGCTTGGCGCGGACGGCACCGTCAATGCGGCGCCGTTCTCGATGTTCAACATGGTTGGCGAGGAACCGCCGATCGTCATGGTGAGCATCAACCGGCTGGCAGACGGCACGCTGAAGGACACCGCCGTGAACATTCCGCGCGAAAAGGAGTTTGTCGTGCATCTCGCCGACGAGCCGATTGCCCAGCAAATGCATCGCTGCGGCGAGCGCTTTGCGCCCGATATCAGCGAACTCGATGAGGTGGGTTTTTCAGCGTTGGCGTCGACGCGCGTGAAGCCGCCCCGCATCGCGCAGGCACCCGTCGCGTTCGAATGCGCGCTGTGGGAGACCCTTGAAACGCCGAGCCGCCACATCTTTATCGGCAAGGTGCTGATGCTGCACGTGCGGGACGAGCTGATTGACATCGAAACGTGGCGAGTGCGATTGCAGCACTACTTTCCGGTGGGCCGCTTCGGCGCGAGCGACTATGTCACAACACGCGATCGCTTCGGATTGTGATGCGGGTCGCCGGCTCTTCCAGGCGTCTCGCACATCAGTTTCGGGCAGGATTGCGGGCGCGTTCCGATGTAGCTTTCACAACACGGACAGCAGACCAGCGAACAAGGGAAGACTTCGTGCGCGCCTGTCATAACGAAGACCGACGCGTGCGAGAGTCGTCCAGAAAGCAACCGTCCAGGTGACGGTCGACTTTCGCGCTGTTTGTTCGCTCGTGATTGGCACTCCAGGTGTCAATCCGCCACGAGCCGATGCGCCCCGACCGTGCCAAACAAGGGGCTTGCAGAAGTGGGAGGAAGGTCGGTACAGTCCTTTCATACCATCTGCAGGTCGTTTTTGGCCAACTATCATGCTTCTTCGCATTCATCACGCTGCAATCATTTGCTCGAATTACGAGGTGTCTCGCCGCTTCTACACGGAGATTCTTGGCCTTCAGATAGTGGCCGAGCACTACAGGGAGCATCGGCAGTCATACAAGCTGGACCTCATGCTTCCCGACGGATCGCAGGTTGAGCTGTTTTCGTTTCCCGATGCGCCCCTTCGACCGTCCTATCCGGAAGCGTGTGGCTTGCGTCATCTTGCTTTTGGCGTCAGCGACGTCGATGTCTGTAAAGCGTTACTTGAATCTAAGGGAGTTCTGGTTGAGGACGTACGCATCGACGAATATACAAACAGGCGTTTCGTTTTCTTCGCGGACCCTGATGGACTTCCGCTGGAGCTATACGAGTTGGGGGCGTGACGGGCCGTTGGGCTGAGAACCATCGGATCACCGCCACCATTCCAGGCGTGTCGTCGCCCGCGCCAGGCGACAGGCAAGTTCAGCGGGTAATCGGTTATAGCCGACAGTGTGAACGTAATGGATCCGCTCTCAACCGAACGGTATGTCTGCGGGCAATGACCGGCTGGGCCCAGCCACAACCAGTCGTTCTAGACCGCGGCAACCGCTTCATCGTCTGCTACGACGGGCGCTGCATTGCGGGCCGATGGGGGCGTGAAAAGAGCGCCTGTTAGAGCCACGGCGCCAGCGGAGAGCCGGTCCCGCGATTCGGACCGGCTCCGCCGCGTGGCGCTGCTGAGACAGCAGCTTCACCACTGATGATGCACGTGAGGCGCTATCTTCTCCAGATAAAGCGCGCGTAGAACAGCCATGGCCGAATCACTCAGGGGCGGCAATTCGCTTGCCTCACTGTTGCCCCTGGCTTGCGCCGCGTTCTTCGCCCCAGGGATGACGGTCGTTACGCCCTGGTTCATGAGAATCCAGCGCAGCGCAAACTGCGCCATCGTCGTATTCTGCGGAAGGAGTGAGCGAATTTCGTCGACGGCGTCCAGAGCGATTTCATACGGAACGCCCGCAAACGTCTCGCCCTTGTCGAAGGACTCACCGTTCCGATTGAAAAGGCGATGATCATTGGCGGCAAACGTCGTCTCGCGCGTCATCTTTCCGGTGAGCAGACCGGATGCGAGCGGCACACGGACGATCACGGCGACGCCCCGTTCATGCGCTTCCTGGATGAACCGGGTCGGCCTCTGTCTAAAAATGTTGTAGATGATCTGCACCGACTTCACGCCCGGATATTCGATCGCCTTCAGCCCTTCTTCGACTTTCTCGACGGACACCCCGTAGCCGCGGATCTTTCCCGATACGACCATACGGTCCAGTGCATCGAAAACTTCAGGCCGGTAATAGACCTCCGTCGGCGGGCAGTGAAGCTGCACCAGGTCGAGGCACTCCACGTCCAGGTTCTTTAAAGACCGGTCCACGAAGGCATTCAGATTCGCCGCCGTGTAGCCTTCCGCCAGATGCGGGTCAAGCCTGCGACCAGCCTTGGTCGCAACAAAGGGGCGTGTCCCCGTTCGTTCCTTGAGCACGTCCGCGATGATCCGCTCCGAACGGCCATCGCCATAGACATCGGCCGTATCGATGAACGTCGTGCCGTTGTCGAGTGCCGCGTGCAGGGCCGCCTTTGCATCGCTCTCTGCGACGTCGCCCCATGAGCCGCCAATTGCCCAGGCGCCGAATCCGATTTCAGAGACGCTGCTTTCTGTATTCCCGAACTTTCGCTGTTTCATGCTGATTCTCCCTTCATGGCATCAGTTGTCCGCCGTTGACCTCGATGATTTGCCCGGTGACGTATCCCGACATCGCGCGGGACGCGAGGAACAGGAATGCGCCGACGCATTCCTCCGGCAATCCTTCTCTGCCCATCGGCACCGTCGCTGTCTGCGACGCGCGGATGTGCGGTGGCGTGTATTTGTCGTGAAAGGGCGTTTGTATCAGTCCCGGCGATACCGCGTTGACCCGGATGCCGTCGTCAACGAATTCCTTCGCATGGCCACGAGTCAAGCTGCTGACAAAGCTTTTCGACGCTGCGTAAAGCACCGCGCCCGCGCCGCCGCCCGTTCGCGCCGCGATGGACGTCGTATTGATGACGTAGCCGCCGGCCGCTTTCAGGAACGGATAGGCCGCAGACGTTGCTTCCCAGACCGATCTCGCGTTGAGATTGACGACCTGTTCAAAATGGCTCGCCGATGCGCTGACGGAGGCCAGCCGTCCCAGCATGCCGCCGGCGTTATTAATGAGCCCATCAAGCCCGCCTAGCATGTCCGCCGCTTCTTGCACGACGCGCGCTGCCTCGCCCGCCTCGCTCACGTCACCCTGAATCAGGCGGATACGGTCCGGCAATTCCGCGCGCAGCGCTTGTGCAGCCGCTTCGCTTTCGTGGAAATGCGCGACCACGTGGGCACCCTGTGCGGCGAACGCCCGAACAACAGCCGCGCCTATTCCGGTCGATCCCCCGGTAATGAGAACTTTCGTGTCCTTCAGGTCGCCAATCTGCATCTGCTCAAGTCCAGGCATGGGATGTCCTCCGAACGGATCTGTCTAAGCGCGGCGGCTACCGCACGCCACAGGCATCAAATCGCGAAAATAATGACATAGCGTAGAATGAAGCAGGTTCACTGAAGCGATGAATCGCATTCACCATGTCAAAGAACGACCGCATCGACTTCGCCGACCTGAAGCTGTTTCTCGCCATAGTCAGATGCGGAAGCTTCAGGCTCGCCGCCATTGAAGCAGGACAGACGCCCTCGGCTGTTAGTCACGCAATGCGGCGGCTGGAAGATCGGCTCGGTGCGAAGCTGCTGAACCGCACGAGCAGGGCGGTGTCGCCTACGGAGACGGGGCTCGATCTCGCTTCGCGGTTGCAGGACGGGTTCAACCAGATCGGCTCCGCACTCGAAAGCTTCGAAGCGCCTGGAACGGCGAGACTAGGCTCTCTTCGCCTGAATGTTTTCGCAGATGCGGCTCACCTGCTGATCGCACCGGCATTGCCGGAATTCGCACGAGTCTGTCCCGGGGTGCAGCTCACGGTGGTTGTCGACAATCGTCCGATCGATATCGTCGCGGAAGGCTACGACGCTGGAATTCGCTACGGTCATCATGTTCCGGAAGACATGATCGCAGTGCCCCTCACTCGCCGGCAGCGATGGGTGATGGTTGCGTCGCCCGCGTATCTGAAGAAGCACGGTACGCCTCGCCAACTCCGCGAACTCGTGAACCACCATTGCCTGCAACTTCTGCTCGGCGACAATTCCAGCTACCGCTGGGAAGTCGACGTTGCCGGGAAAAAAAAGTCTATCCGGGTGCCAGGAGCCATTACGATCAACGACACCGTGACGACGATCAGCGCATGCAAAGCCGGAATGGGGATAGCGTATGTTCTGGAGGCCCGGATCGCTGACGAACTTGCGCGGCGTACTCTGAAAGTGGTCCTGGAAGAGCATGCCTGCGCGGAGGATCCCTTGCATATCTACTACAGTAGTCGTCGCTATAACCATCCCGCCTTGCTTCGACTGATTAACATCATTCGCGAACTGCAGTCGCTTCCGAAAATTGCAAAGGCGCGTGGTTGAGCCGGGAATGCAGTGCTCGTGGCAGCGGCGCGCGTCTGCAAACGCCGGGAGGGTGTCACAGGTCAGTTCGGCTACTGGCGTGCGGTGTCGTGCGATCGCATTTTGCCGTAAAGCGAGACGCGGGCGCACCGCTTGACCATGCGCTACACGTACAAACGAACTTGCCGGGCCGCACCGCCGATGTAGGCAAGCGCCAGGGCCGTTCCCGTCAGTTGTGGCGATACGCCTTTTGCCTTGAGCAGAAATGGCAGGAACGTGAGGAGCCCCATGCGCACGGCAGTATCGAGCCCGCCGATGGCGAACAGCGGACAGGCTGCCGGTTGATGCGCATCGACGGTTGCTTTCAGCGCCGCTGCGCATTCGGCCGCCCGCCGGCGATCACCCGTTCCAGCGACATCTTCAGGTGACGCTGCATGCTCGCCTGAGCCTGGATCGGATCATGCGCTTCGAGCGCTTCGAGGATCAAGCGATGCTCATCAGGCACCGCGCCCCATGTGCTCTCGTTTTCGAAATGGCCGCGCAGCTTTTCGGACAGCGGGCTGTGTCGTGCATCGAACAGTGAACTAACGGTGCGCACCAGCACCTCGTTGCCGGTCATCTGCGCGATCGCGAGATGAAATGCGCGGTCGGCGGCGACGGGAATCCGTCCCGCCGAGACTTCGCGCTGCATTTCGTCGTATAGCGCGCGCAGGTGCTTCAGGTCCTTCGCTTTGCAAAACGGTGCGACGCTCGCCGCGATCGAGCCTTCAATCACACAGCGCGCACGCATGATGTCGAGCAGGCTGTCGCCGAGTTCGGCGCGCGACAAGGGCTCCTTGCCGTGCGTCTGCGGCGTTGCGCACACGTAGACGCCGGAGCCCATGCGGATTTCGACCAGCCCTTCCAGTTCCAGTGCAACCAGCGCCTCGCGCACCGACGGGCGCGACACCGCAAGCGCTGTCGCGAGTGCGCGCTCCGAAGGCAAGCGGCCGTTCGGCGCGAACTCCGGCTGCGCGATCAGATCGCGCAGCTTCTCCGCGATCTGCAGATAGAGGCGGCGAGGGTCGGCGGGTTTGTCTGTCACAAGCTTTCCTGGCGAGGTGGCGCGGGCACGCGCCGTTGGGGCGAGCGCCGATTGTAGATCGAAGGGCGCTCCCCGCAAACGAGCAACGCGGCGCGAGAGCAGACGTTCGTCCAACCCGGGATTTCCCGGATTTTCCGACAATTGGCTTGACCACTTACCCAGCGGCATTTTAATTTGTCGGATCTGGTAAGGCCAGTTGGATTCTGGCGCGCGGCGCGGGTGCCGCACGGCGAAGCTCGTCGTGCTGCTGTGCGTGCGCTCCGGCCGAGGCGCCACGCCGTTGACGCTGCTGCCGTGCGAACGGGTGCCGCGCAACGGCGATGCGCTGCGCGCCGCAATCGCGCGAATCGCCCGCATTGCGTGCGATCAGGGAACCGGTCCCATATTCGATAAAGGAGGAGACGAGTCATGCGCAAAATGCGTTGGGTGGTGATTTTTCTAAGCTTTCTGGCGATCGCGGTGAACTACATCGATCGCGCGAACCTGGCGGTCGCGGCGCCGGAGATCGAAAAGGCGCTGGGCATC includes:
- a CDS encoding FadR/GntR family transcriptional regulator, whose product is MTDKPADPRRLYLQIAEKLRDLIAQPEFAPNGRLPSERALATALAVSRPSVREALVALELEGLVEIRMGSGVYVCATPQTHGKEPLSRAELGDSLLDIMRARCVIEGSIAASVAPFCKAKDLKHLRALYDEMQREVSAGRIPVAADRAFHLAIAQMTGNEVLVRTVSSLFDARHSPLSEKLRGHFENESTWGAVPDEHRLILEALEAHDPIQAQASMQRHLKMSLERVIAGGRPNAQRR
- a CDS encoding SDR family NAD(P)-dependent oxidoreductase, whose product is MPGLEQMQIGDLKDTKVLITGGSTGIGAAVVRAFAAQGAHVVAHFHESEAAAQALRAELPDRIRLIQGDVSEAGEAARVVQEAADMLGGLDGLINNAGGMLGRLASVSASASHFEQVVNLNARSVWEATSAAYPFLKAAGGYVINTTSIAARTGGGAGAVLYAASKSFVSSLTRGHAKEFVDDGIRVNAVSPGLIQTPFHDKYTPPHIRASQTATVPMGREGLPEECVGAFLFLASRAMSGYVTGQIIEVNGGQLMP
- a CDS encoding aldo/keto reductase; its protein translation is MKQRKFGNTESSVSEIGFGAWAIGGSWGDVAESDAKAALHAALDNGTTFIDTADVYGDGRSERIIADVLKERTGTRPFVATKAGRRLDPHLAEGYTAANLNAFVDRSLKNLDVECLDLVQLHCPPTEVYYRPEVFDALDRMVVSGKIRGYGVSVEKVEEGLKAIEYPGVKSVQIIYNIFRQRPTRFIQEAHERGVAVIVRVPLASGLLTGKMTRETTFAANDHRLFNRNGESFDKGETFAGVPYEIALDAVDEIRSLLPQNTTMAQFALRWILMNQGVTTVIPGAKNAAQARGNSEASELPPLSDSAMAVLRALYLEKIAPHVHHQW
- a CDS encoding flavin reductase family protein, with product MQIDFEAITEYQRYKLMASLIVPRPIALVTTLGADGTVNAAPFSMFNMVGEEPPIVMVSINRLADGTLKDTAVNIPREKEFVVHLADEPIAQQMHRCGERFAPDISELDEVGFSALASTRVKPPRIAQAPVAFECALWETLETPSRHIFIGKVLMLHVRDELIDIETWRVRLQHYFPVGRFGASDYVTTRDRFGL
- a CDS encoding LysR family transcriptional regulator, which codes for MSKNDRIDFADLKLFLAIVRCGSFRLAAIEAGQTPSAVSHAMRRLEDRLGAKLLNRTSRAVSPTETGLDLASRLQDGFNQIGSALESFEAPGTARLGSLRLNVFADAAHLLIAPALPEFARVCPGVQLTVVVDNRPIDIVAEGYDAGIRYGHHVPEDMIAVPLTRRQRWVMVASPAYLKKHGTPRQLRELVNHHCLQLLLGDNSSYRWEVDVAGKKKSIRVPGAITINDTVTTISACKAGMGIAYVLEARIADELARRTLKVVLEEHACAEDPLHIYYSSRRYNHPALLRLINIIRELQSLPKIAKARG
- a CDS encoding VOC family protein, which translates into the protein MLLRIHHAAIICSNYEVSRRFYTEILGLQIVAEHYREHRQSYKLDLMLPDGSQVELFSFPDAPLRPSYPEACGLRHLAFGVSDVDVCKALLESKGVLVEDVRIDEYTNRRFVFFADPDGLPLELYELGA